A part of Puntigrus tetrazona isolate hp1 chromosome 21, ASM1883169v1, whole genome shotgun sequence genomic DNA contains:
- the cysltr2a gene encoding cysteinyl leukotriene receptor 2, with protein sequence MNASFQELSCLSSNSTDVFKRQVYPAAYILIFVLGVAGHSLSVCVFFSQWRTQKSFTPVSLLMVNLLVSDLMLVSSLPLRVSYYMMNSHWIFGHITCKVISYVYYLNMYSSVYFLVALNILRYLALVRPYLYIRIQTHYVAGIVCALIWLFMGLACSPLLFAEKKNQSRCLELAEDNVDQLLLINNVTFPVGFVFPLVVVIFCSVLLAKNLLRPSPALGRTRPCRKKACALVIISLGIFLVCFLPYHIVRTVFLYTEKHVQTSLYKDSCDDLLVIRRAAVIAHCLCTSNSCLDPILFFCVGENFRSFFAKWTGGRKNSTCTAGRNLQQEELQVLQN encoded by the coding sequence ATGAATGCATCTTTTCAAGAGCTCTCCTGTTTGAGCTCCAACAGCACTGATGTCTTCAAACGCCAAGTGTATCCTGCAGCATACATTCTCATTTTTGTCCTGGGAGTCGCCGGTCACTCTTTATCCGTCTGCGTCTTCTTCAGCCAATGGAGGACCCAGAAGAGCTTCACTCCAGTCAGCTTGCTAATGGTGAACCTGTTGGTATCAGACCTGATGCTGGTGTCCTCTCTGCCCCTGAGGGTCTCATATTATATGATGAACTCTCACTGGATCTTTGGTCACATCACCTGTAAAGTAATCTCATATGTGTATTATTTGAATATGTACAGCTCTGTGTATTTCCTAGTGGCCCTGAATATCTTGCGTTACCTGGCTCTGGTGCGACCGTACCTGTACATACGCATACAGACGCACTACGTCGCAGGTATCGTCTGTGCTCTCATTTGGCTCTTCATGGGTTTAGCCTGCAGTCCGCTGTTGTtcgcagagaaaaaaaaccaaagcaGATGTTTGGAGCTGGCGGAAGACAACGTGGATCAATTGCTCCTCATCAACAACGTTACGTTTCCGGTGGGCTTCGTGTTTCCATTGGTGGTTGTCATTTTCTGCTCGGTCTTGCTTGCGAAGAACCTTCTGAGGCCTAGTCCTGCGCTCGGTAGGACCAGACCTTGCAGGAAGAAGGCTTGCGCTCTGGTCATCATCAGCCTTGGGATCTTTCTGGTGTGCTTTTTGCCTTATCACATAGTGCGGACAGTCTTCTTATACACCGAGAAGCACGTCCAGACGAGTTTATACAAAGACTCGTGTGACGACCTTTTGGTAATCCGCAGGGCTGCTGTTATAGCGCATTGCTTGTGCACGTCTAACAGTTGTTTGGACCCTATCCTGTTCTTCTGCGTCGGTGAAAATTTCAGATCGTTCTTCGCTAAATGGACGGGAGGAAGAAAAAACAGCACTTGCACTGCAGGGAGAAACCTACAGCAGGAAGAGTTACAGGTTTTGCAGAACTGA